The Ralstonia wenshanensis genome includes a region encoding these proteins:
- a CDS encoding helix-turn-helix transcriptional regulator encodes MNASNVGAGDVRAPILFGEEHIVVDAESIRLGATARAESFSETAQDLRAAHGAQERQLLLRAVLRSIGFDWLCYYRLTRIGESITRVLYFRAYSPPNWPKRYVDERYFEVDPRLAFALRYEWPLVWDLADLGATLTAPADADRLHRLLQDAERAGLRSGISFGVVSPRSLEHSVICFGSGNNAKGWIADNVVGQAYAVGLGLHEFLMQHAKPLHEDTHARALSQVQRQILEFITSGLSDKAIAEQLNMSPHNVDYHLRQLKKKYGAQNRVQLAYMAGRMFMT; translated from the coding sequence TTGAATGCTTCGAATGTGGGTGCCGGCGATGTCCGCGCGCCGATCCTGTTTGGCGAAGAACACATCGTGGTCGATGCGGAATCGATCCGCCTGGGTGCGACGGCGCGCGCCGAGTCCTTCTCTGAAACCGCGCAGGATCTGCGGGCCGCGCACGGTGCGCAGGAACGGCAATTGCTGCTGCGCGCCGTCTTGCGCAGCATCGGCTTCGACTGGCTCTGTTACTACCGACTGACACGCATTGGGGAATCGATTACGCGGGTGCTGTACTTCCGTGCGTATTCCCCGCCGAACTGGCCCAAGCGCTACGTCGACGAACGCTACTTTGAAGTCGACCCGCGGCTGGCCTTTGCGTTGCGCTACGAATGGCCCCTGGTGTGGGACTTGGCGGACCTTGGAGCCACGCTCACCGCACCGGCGGATGCGGACCGCCTGCACCGCCTGCTGCAAGACGCCGAACGCGCCGGCCTGCGCAGCGGCATCAGCTTCGGTGTCGTGAGCCCACGCAGCCTGGAGCACAGCGTCATCTGCTTTGGATCGGGCAATAACGCCAAGGGCTGGATTGCCGACAACGTGGTCGGCCAAGCCTATGCAGTGGGACTGGGCCTGCATGAATTTCTCATGCAGCACGCAAAACCGTTGCATGAAGACACGCACGCGCGTGCGCTCAGCCAGGTACAGCGTCAGATTCTGGAATTCATCACCAGCGGGTTATCGGACAAGGCGATTGCCGAGCAGCTCAACATGTCGCCGCACAACGTCGACTATCACCTGCGTCAGCTCAAGAAGAAATACGGTGCGCAGAACCGCGTGCAGCTTGCCTATATGGCCGGACGCATGTTCATGACATGA
- a CDS encoding FliM/FliN family flagellar motor switch protein, whose translation MNTLDARMLSAVDQALARTLSRLYLARAALPFSVGSTPYEARCEAHAVQAAAQAYRFTLGDAPGWLLLDAAAERAWLADAADAHVPQALRCAVLADALAPLARGIEQRSGRALTWLPEAASPEVRLDRPDVLQMMISRHDDAPVEDGAAPWLARAGLLFDAPHVLPELCPTELTAEPIPLAAFMGTHVPLRFELGATFLSRRDFAGIALGDIVRIEKWLPAGDALRCVARVRGRLHLRVFGQVQGNRIVVENVEEKPMTTENPAPNAATSGTEPTARPLPTDSLDDIELVTTFELEERRLSLAELRALRPGTVMELAQPLNQAVIRILANGMPVGEGHLIAVGNRLGVRVSRFIGQAAPGQA comes from the coding sequence ATGAATACGCTCGACGCCCGCATGCTCTCGGCCGTGGACCAGGCGCTGGCGCGTACGCTGTCGCGCCTGTATCTGGCGCGCGCAGCACTACCGTTTTCCGTAGGCAGCACGCCCTACGAAGCGCGTTGCGAAGCGCATGCCGTACAAGCCGCGGCACAAGCCTACCGCTTCACGTTGGGCGATGCGCCGGGCTGGCTGCTGCTCGATGCCGCCGCTGAGCGCGCATGGCTGGCCGACGCCGCAGACGCCCACGTGCCGCAAGCCTTGCGCTGCGCGGTGCTCGCCGATGCCTTGGCGCCACTCGCACGGGGTATCGAACAACGCAGCGGACGTGCGCTTACATGGTTGCCGGAGGCCGCCTCGCCAGAGGTCCGGCTGGACCGGCCAGACGTCCTGCAGATGATGATCAGCCGCCACGACGACGCACCCGTCGAAGACGGTGCCGCGCCATGGCTGGCGCGCGCCGGACTGCTGTTCGACGCGCCGCACGTCCTGCCCGAACTGTGTCCGACAGAGCTGACTGCGGAACCCATACCGCTGGCCGCCTTCATGGGCACGCACGTGCCGCTGCGCTTCGAGCTGGGCGCCACCTTTCTGTCACGCCGGGACTTTGCCGGCATTGCGCTGGGCGACATCGTGCGCATCGAAAAATGGCTTCCTGCTGGCGATGCATTGCGCTGCGTTGCCCGCGTGCGCGGGCGGCTGCACCTGCGTGTGTTCGGACAAGTGCAAGGCAACCGCATCGTCGTGGAAAACGTGGAGGAAAAGCCAATGACAACCGAGAACCCAGCCCCGAACGCCGCGACATCCGGCACGGAGCCCACGGCGCGCCCGCTTCCCACCGACAGCCTGGACGACATCGAACTGGTTACCACCTTCGAGCTGGAAGAGCGGCGCCTGTCACTAGCCGAGCTGCGCGCGCTGCGGCCCGGCACGGTGATGGAGCTGGCGCAGCCGCTCAACCAGGCCGTCATCCGCATCCTCGCCAATGGCATGCCGGTCGGCGAAGGCCACCTGATTGCTGTCGGCAACCGGCTCGGCGTGCGCGTATCGCGCTTCATCGGGCAGGCGGCACCTGGGCAGGCATAA
- the sctR gene encoding type III secretion system export apparatus subunit SctR has product MGNLPNPVAMIAVVAALGIAPFAALMVTSYTKLVVVFGLLRSALGIQQVPPNIVLNGIALILTVFIMAPVGMDMVDNLRGRNFNLSSQMSVDDVIAILDAAQPPVKKFLQTHTLESERNFFVKSATSIWPKERAAGLKNDDLTVLVPSFTLTELIKAFQVGFVLYIIFVVVDLVVANLLLALGMQMIAPTTISVPFKLLLFVMLDGWSVLVHGLVLSYR; this is encoded by the coding sequence ATGGGAAACCTGCCCAATCCCGTAGCGATGATTGCCGTGGTGGCGGCGTTGGGCATCGCGCCCTTTGCCGCGCTCATGGTCACGAGCTACACCAAGCTGGTGGTGGTGTTTGGCCTGCTGCGCTCGGCGCTGGGCATTCAACAGGTGCCGCCCAACATCGTGCTCAACGGCATCGCGCTGATCCTGACGGTGTTCATCATGGCGCCGGTCGGCATGGACATGGTCGACAACCTGCGCGGGCGCAACTTCAACCTGAGCAGCCAGATGAGCGTGGATGACGTGATCGCCATTCTCGATGCCGCGCAGCCGCCGGTGAAGAAATTCCTGCAGACCCATACGCTGGAATCGGAGCGCAATTTCTTCGTCAAATCGGCCACGAGCATCTGGCCCAAGGAGCGCGCCGCCGGCCTGAAGAACGACGACCTGACGGTACTCGTGCCGAGCTTCACCCTTACCGAGCTGATCAAGGCGTTCCAGGTGGGCTTTGTGCTTTACATCATCTTCGTGGTGGTCGACCTGGTGGTGGCCAACCTGTTGCTGGCGCTGGGCATGCAGATGATTGCGCCGACCACCATCTCGGTGCCGTTCAAGCTGCTGCTGTTCGTGATGCTCGATGGCTGGTCGGTGCTCGTGCACGGGCTCGTGCTGTCTTATCGATAG
- a CDS encoding lytic transglycosylase domain-containing protein translates to MRASAFIIAAMAFGACMAATSAAAGPRIDARAFATLAATCAPHVDRVTLEALVRTESAYNPYAIGVVGGRLVRQPATLEEAVATARSLERQGYNFSVGLGQVNRYNLARFGETLETAFDACRNLRAGGTILAECFARSLPRYGDQQQALRAALSCYYSGNFETGFRHGYVQKVVANAGDVPAIVPDAARGRIEPIPVVPAGGGTPAPGAPRPASAPAQPRVLTGSACTGQTGRQVMILACNRADGTSCLRCVALPR, encoded by the coding sequence ATGCGTGCCAGTGCTTTCATCATTGCCGCCATGGCGTTTGGCGCTTGCATGGCAGCCACGTCTGCCGCGGCAGGCCCGCGTATTGATGCACGGGCCTTTGCCACGCTGGCCGCCACCTGCGCGCCGCACGTTGACCGCGTCACGCTGGAAGCGCTGGTGCGCACGGAGTCTGCCTACAACCCCTATGCGATCGGCGTGGTGGGCGGCAGGCTCGTGCGCCAGCCTGCCACGCTGGAAGAAGCCGTGGCCACCGCGCGTTCACTGGAGCGCCAGGGCTACAACTTCAGCGTGGGGCTCGGGCAGGTCAACCGCTACAACCTCGCGCGCTTTGGCGAGACGCTTGAAACCGCGTTCGACGCCTGCCGCAACCTGCGCGCAGGCGGCACCATCCTGGCTGAATGCTTTGCACGTTCATTGCCGCGCTATGGAGATCAGCAACAGGCATTGCGCGCAGCGCTGTCTTGCTATTACAGCGGTAATTTCGAGACCGGCTTCCGCCACGGATATGTGCAGAAGGTTGTCGCTAATGCTGGGGACGTGCCGGCCATCGTGCCCGACGCCGCCCGTGGACGGATCGAGCCGATTCCGGTCGTGCCCGCCGGCGGCGGCACACCCGCTCCCGGGGCGCCACGCCCGGCATCTGCGCCCGCGCAGCCACGCGTGCTGACCGGCAGCGCGTGCACCGGCCAGACCGGCCGGCAGGTGATGATCCTTGCGTGTAATCGCGCCGACGGCACATCGTGCCTGCGCTGCGTGGCGCTGCCGCGCTGA
- a CDS encoding helix-turn-helix transcriptional regulator, translating into MAAAHRSDGLQAVRFPRAEDLALLMDMRTALKAAGAQSGVSTHASPSVQLDLDALSAKADTAPLPGHADSLAARTAADDAANGDRFFVPLPPGTDVISVDEHALLFEPAPAQPGRLRLAAELQAARGVAERARIVSGLMGLMGFSSLTYALTERHENAPPTVAMLKNYVAPRFLQRYCGERLFTVDPRLPAVFATGMPLVWDLASLARGQARMEPAMRALLQTMDEHGLRSGVIFSLGAGKGMNHAIVSLSSPHAGREWISDSVLGQSILFGMALHQVWRAPLQTFTRNTRVSGEDAPLTVMQSRVLTCLAAGMSDKEIAIKLHTTAHNVDYHLRLIRRRYGATNRAQLAYIAGRLNLI; encoded by the coding sequence ATGGCCGCCGCACATCGCTCAGATGGTCTGCAGGCAGTACGTTTCCCCCGCGCCGAAGACCTGGCGCTGCTGATGGACATGCGCACCGCGCTCAAGGCAGCGGGCGCGCAGTCTGGCGTTTCCACCCACGCAAGCCCTTCCGTCCAGCTCGACCTGGATGCGCTGTCCGCGAAGGCGGACACCGCGCCGCTTCCAGGGCACGCCGATTCCCTGGCTGCGCGCACAGCCGCGGACGATGCCGCCAATGGCGACCGCTTTTTCGTACCGCTGCCGCCGGGCACGGACGTGATTTCCGTGGACGAGCACGCGCTGCTGTTCGAGCCCGCACCCGCGCAGCCGGGTCGACTGCGCCTGGCTGCCGAGCTGCAGGCCGCACGCGGGGTGGCCGAGCGCGCACGCATTGTGTCCGGGCTGATGGGGCTGATGGGTTTTTCTTCGCTCACCTACGCGCTGACCGAACGCCACGAAAATGCCCCGCCTACGGTGGCCATGCTCAAGAACTACGTGGCGCCGCGGTTCTTGCAGCGTTATTGCGGCGAACGTCTGTTCACCGTCGACCCACGCCTGCCTGCGGTGTTTGCCACGGGCATGCCGCTGGTGTGGGATCTGGCATCGCTCGCGCGGGGCCAGGCGCGCATGGAGCCGGCGATGCGCGCGCTGCTGCAGACGATGGACGAACACGGATTGCGCAGCGGCGTGATATTCAGCCTGGGCGCGGGCAAGGGCATGAACCATGCGATTGTCAGCCTCAGTTCGCCGCATGCGGGGCGGGAATGGATCAGCGACAGCGTGCTCGGCCAGTCGATCCTCTTTGGCATGGCGCTGCATCAGGTCTGGCGGGCGCCGCTGCAAACGTTCACGCGCAACACGCGCGTATCCGGTGAAGACGCACCGCTCACCGTCATGCAAAGCCGAGTGCTGACGTGCCTGGCCGCCGGCATGAGCGATAAGGAAATCGCCATCAAGCTGCACACCACAGCGCACAACGTTGATTACCACCTGCGCCTGATTCGCCGCCGCTACGGCGCGACCAACCGCGCTCAGTTGGCCTACATTGCGGGCCGCCTGAACCTGATCTGA
- the modB gene encoding molybdate ABC transporter permease subunit encodes MSASIWTPLLLSLKVAGWATVLNLLLGVGAAYALARTRSRLRDVIDSVLTLPLVLPPTVLGYYLLVLLGRRGTVGGWLDSMGIQLVFTWQGAVIASTVVAFPLVMKSARAAFEGVDHQLESAARVLGLPEAAVFFRVTLPLAARGIAAGVLLAFARALGEFGATLMIAGNLPGRTQTLSVAIYEAVQAGDDATANTLVLITSLTCIVVLVVASRLLQARAPSLQEQLA; translated from the coding sequence ATGTCCGCTTCCATCTGGACGCCTCTCCTGCTTTCACTCAAGGTGGCCGGCTGGGCGACCGTCCTGAACCTTCTGCTGGGCGTCGGCGCGGCCTACGCGCTCGCGCGCACGCGCAGCCGCTTGCGCGACGTCATCGATTCCGTCCTGACCCTGCCCCTGGTGCTGCCGCCAACGGTGCTCGGTTATTACCTGCTGGTGCTGCTGGGCCGGCGCGGCACGGTCGGCGGCTGGCTCGACAGCATGGGTATCCAGCTCGTCTTTACGTGGCAGGGCGCGGTGATCGCCTCCACCGTGGTGGCGTTTCCGCTGGTCATGAAATCCGCGCGCGCCGCCTTTGAAGGTGTCGATCATCAACTGGAAAGCGCGGCGCGTGTACTGGGCCTGCCGGAGGCCGCCGTGTTCTTCCGCGTCACGCTGCCGCTGGCTGCACGCGGCATCGCCGCCGGCGTTCTGCTGGCGTTTGCGCGCGCATTGGGCGAGTTTGGTGCCACGCTCATGATCGCCGGCAATCTGCCCGGCCGTACGCAGACGCTTTCCGTCGCCATCTACGAAGCCGTGCAGGCCGGCGACGACGCCACGGCCAACACGCTAGTGCTGATCACCTCGCTCACCTGCATCGTGGTACTGGTGGTGGCCAGCCGCCTGCTGCAGGCGCGCGCGCCGAGCCTGCAGGAGCAACTGGCATGA
- a CDS encoding ABC transporter ATP-binding protein, producing the protein MSGGMIDLVVQKTLTSAARVFSLDVAVRSDSRRVVLYGPSGAGKSLTLRAIAGLMTPERGRIVLNGRTLFDHAESISLSAQERRVGYLFQDYALFNHLTVAQNIAFGLKRGWFNPPRRTRDPRVQQWIDTFELGTVAANYPSQISGGQRQRVALARALIAEPSMLLLDEPFAALDPALRTRMRSELSALQARLQIPMLMITHDPADVEIFGDHVFELRDGRVVADAVRAHDAAPLSPYPHLTAVVKR; encoded by the coding sequence ATGAGCGGCGGCATGATCGATCTCGTCGTGCAGAAAACGCTCACCAGCGCGGCGCGTGTGTTTTCGCTCGACGTTGCCGTGCGCTCCGACAGCCGGCGCGTGGTGCTGTACGGCCCGTCGGGCGCCGGCAAGAGCCTCACGCTGCGCGCCATTGCGGGCCTCATGACGCCCGAGCGCGGCCGCATCGTGCTCAACGGCCGCACGCTGTTCGACCACGCTGAGAGCATCAGCCTGAGCGCGCAGGAACGCCGCGTCGGCTACCTCTTCCAGGACTACGCGCTCTTCAACCACCTGACGGTGGCGCAGAACATCGCGTTCGGGCTCAAGCGCGGGTGGTTCAACCCGCCGCGCCGCACACGCGATCCACGCGTGCAGCAGTGGATCGACACGTTCGAGCTGGGCACCGTCGCCGCCAATTACCCGTCGCAGATTTCCGGCGGCCAGCGCCAGCGTGTGGCACTTGCCCGCGCGCTGATCGCCGAGCCCTCCATGCTGCTGTTAGACGAGCCCTTTGCCGCACTGGACCCGGCACTGCGCACGCGCATGCGTTCGGAGCTGTCCGCCCTGCAAGCGCGGCTGCAGATACCCATGCTGATGATCACGCACGACCCGGCCGATGTGGAGATCTTCGGAGACCACGTATTCGAGTTGCGCGATGGCCGCGTCGTTGCCGATGCCGTGCGCGCACACGATGCGGCACCGCTGTCGCCGTATCCGCATCTGACGGCAGTGGTAAAGCGCTAG
- a CDS encoding flavodoxin family protein, whose translation MTPKTLLIVYHSMTGGARQMAEAAQAGAAEEGGVAVRLMHATQAGPDDVLGADGYLFATPENLAAISGQLKDFFDRCYYPVLDRINGRPYACLICAGSDGQNAVRQIERIATGWRLKPVAEPIIVCTHAQTPEAILAPKQIGADDLERCRVLGQAVATGLALGVF comes from the coding sequence ATGACGCCCAAGACCCTGCTGATCGTCTACCACTCGATGACGGGCGGCGCGCGCCAGATGGCCGAGGCCGCGCAAGCGGGTGCCGCAGAAGAGGGCGGCGTTGCCGTGCGGTTGATGCACGCAACCCAAGCCGGCCCCGACGATGTGCTCGGGGCAGACGGCTATCTCTTCGCGACACCGGAAAACCTCGCGGCCATCAGTGGGCAGCTCAAGGATTTTTTCGACCGCTGCTATTACCCCGTGCTCGACCGTATCAACGGCCGGCCATACGCGTGCCTGATCTGTGCAGGCAGCGATGGCCAGAATGCGGTGCGCCAGATTGAGCGCATTGCCACCGGCTGGCGGCTCAAGCCCGTGGCCGAGCCGATCATCGTCTGCACGCATGCGCAAACGCCCGAGGCCATCCTGGCCCCCAAGCAGATTGGCGCAGATGATCTGGAGCGCTGCCGCGTCCTGGGTCAGGCCGTGGCAACCGGGCTTGCGCTGGGCGTTTTCTAG
- a CDS encoding TOBE domain-containing protein, which produces MLELDGTIWLRAGEDNWGGRGRIELLAAIGQTGSITAGAKAVGLSYKAAWDAIDTMNNLAGEPLVVRTTGGKGGGGSVLTPRAQRLIESFRVLEAEHRRFVDRLDAAAHAASEDVNLLRRLMLRTSARNTLFGTVESVASGAVNDVVTLRLPGGQAVAATITQESTRVLQLAPGVQAVALIKAPAVMLMRGAGEWRVSAENQLPCVVTEIRDGAVQAEVRLSLLDANATSAGETVLVAMLSRTAVETLALAEGVEAVAVFEASSVILGLA; this is translated from the coding sequence ATGCTGGAACTCGACGGCACCATCTGGCTGCGCGCCGGTGAAGACAATTGGGGCGGACGCGGCCGAATCGAACTGCTGGCTGCCATCGGACAGACCGGCTCCATCACCGCAGGCGCAAAAGCCGTAGGTCTTTCCTACAAGGCCGCGTGGGACGCCATCGACACCATGAACAACCTGGCCGGCGAGCCGCTGGTGGTGCGCACCACGGGCGGCAAGGGCGGCGGTGGCAGTGTGCTGACGCCGCGCGCGCAACGGCTGATCGAGAGCTTCCGCGTGCTGGAAGCCGAGCACCGCCGCTTTGTCGATCGCCTGGATGCCGCCGCGCACGCTGCCAGCGAAGACGTCAACCTGCTACGCCGCCTCATGCTGCGCACGAGCGCGCGCAACACGCTGTTCGGCACGGTGGAATCGGTAGCGTCGGGTGCTGTCAACGATGTGGTGACGCTGCGCCTGCCCGGCGGGCAGGCTGTCGCCGCCACCATCACGCAGGAAAGCACGCGCGTGCTGCAGCTGGCGCCGGGCGTACAGGCCGTGGCGCTCATCAAGGCGCCTGCCGTGATGCTGATGCGCGGGGCCGGCGAGTGGCGCGTCTCCGCAGAGAACCAATTACCGTGCGTAGTCACGGAAATCCGCGATGGCGCGGTGCAGGCCGAAGTGCGCCTGAGCCTGCTGGACGCGAATGCCACGTCCGCGGGCGAGACCGTGCTGGTGGCCATGCTCTCGCGTACGGCTGTGGAAACCCTGGCACTCGCCGAAGGCGTGGAAGCGGTGGCGGTGTTCGAGGCATCGAGTGTGATTCTGGGATTGGCCTGA
- a CDS encoding DUF6622 family protein: MLESIASIVSHTPTWVFVVFAVLIGIGMRQMQSRIVSRRRLIVLPLVVAAYSLYGVSMASHGSPLALTMWLVAVLVAFLLTYMSPPNGAVSETAHTVRVPGSWVPMVVIVGLFAARYAYNVMLAMHPEVSHSASFMAMFSALFGFLGGLLLSRSVLLHVRTPRLAAA, from the coding sequence ATGCTTGAATCGATCGCCTCCATCGTCTCGCATACGCCCACCTGGGTGTTCGTGGTGTTTGCCGTGCTGATTGGCATCGGGATGCGTCAGATGCAGTCCCGCATCGTGTCGCGCCGCCGTCTGATCGTGCTGCCGCTGGTGGTGGCCGCGTATTCGCTTTACGGAGTGTCGATGGCAAGCCATGGCAGCCCGCTTGCGCTCACGATGTGGCTGGTGGCCGTTCTGGTGGCGTTCCTGTTGACGTACATGTCGCCGCCCAACGGCGCCGTGTCTGAAACGGCCCACACCGTTCGCGTGCCCGGAAGCTGGGTGCCGATGGTGGTGATCGTGGGCCTGTTCGCCGCCCGCTATGCCTACAACGTGATGCTGGCGATGCACCCGGAAGTCTCGCACTCTGCCAGCTTCATGGCGATGTTCAGCGCGCTGTTCGGCTTCCTGGGCGGTCTGCTCCTCTCGCGCTCGGTGCTGCTGCATGTGCGTACGCCGCGCCTGGCGGCGGCTTGA